A window of Candidatus Zixiibacteriota bacterium contains these coding sequences:
- a CDS encoding zinc ribbon domain-containing protein, with product MPLYEYECKQCAYKFEELVSSNVTTVVCPRCSSTETRKLLSVFAATTSGGGDTAPSCSRPGCGRPGFS from the coding sequence ATGCCGCTGTATGAGTACGAATGTAAGCAATGCGCGTATAAGTTCGAAGAACTGGTATCGTCGAACGTAACAACAGTCGTCTGCCCGCGCTGCAGTTCGACCGAGACGCGCAAACTGCTGTCGGTGTTCGCCGCGACCACCTCGGGCGGCGGTGACACCGCGCCGTCGTGCTCGCGCCCCGGCTGCGGCAGGCCCGGGTTCAGTTGA
- a CDS encoding thioredoxin fold domain-containing protein: MMMITQLILALLLTGGAVAQAEGQPKAVTGKVDTVTTSVTKLNWLPFDSVRATFPAAPKPLFLYISEKGCHHCEYMDTAVFNRPELVKYVNENLTPVRVDIYMDTPIKLRDTVMNEQQFRKLLSIQGVPAYYFFDTNGRIIGALDSEMDLLKFKRMLVYIRDRHFFVTPWEKFLTLPAASEEAINKRFQSR; the protein is encoded by the coding sequence ATGATGATGATTACACAGTTGATTCTCGCATTATTGCTGACGGGTGGAGCGGTCGCGCAGGCGGAAGGGCAACCCAAAGCTGTCACCGGCAAAGTCGACACGGTCACGACATCCGTGACGAAGCTCAACTGGCTGCCGTTTGATTCGGTGCGTGCGACCTTCCCGGCCGCGCCGAAACCACTGTTTCTCTACATCAGCGAAAAGGGGTGTCACCATTGCGAATACATGGACACCGCCGTGTTCAACCGTCCGGAATTGGTTAAGTACGTCAATGAGAATCTGACCCCGGTGCGGGTCGATATCTACATGGATACGCCCATCAAATTGCGCGATACCGTCATGAACGAGCAACAGTTCCGCAAGCTGCTCTCGATTCAGGGCGTGCCGGCGTATTACTTTTTCGACACCAACGGCCGCATTATCGGCGCCCTCGATTCCGAGATGGACTTACTCAAGTTCAAGCGGATGCTCGTTTACATTCGCGACCGGCATTTCTTTGTCACCCCTTGGGAGAAATTCCTGACCCTTCCCGCCGCGAGCGAAGAGGCGATTAATAAGCGGTTTCAGAGTCGATAG